One window of Quercus robur chromosome 5, dhQueRobu3.1, whole genome shotgun sequence genomic DNA carries:
- the LOC126728838 gene encoding uncharacterized protein LOC126728838: MVELVHSAQNFMNTEDAIIAKKRKRSERIEVNPNHHSEQGSRPKKGWMEERKDRDNKKQPSSSAWNQQYTPLNTPLEQVLMQIKDDPSLKWLEKMKRDPNKHNRNKYCRFHRDHGHDTDECFDLKQQIENLIRQGKLRNFLGRDHKDKKLKGKMEESLQQSLEEIRVIIRGNSTGQSSKSKKAYLKVVQSVQLSGRSPRARSTDEQVITFTDEDAERIHHPHDDAIVITLLIVDYTTRRVLVDNGSSADILYYPAFQQMRLRRDQLRPVNSPLVGFGGMKVQTVGTISLSVVVGAYPRQITKDVNFLVVDCSSSYNAIIGRPTLNSWKAVTSTYHLSVKFSTEHGVGQVQGDQLAARECYLAMLAMD; encoded by the coding sequence ATGGTCGAACTTGTCCATTCggcccaaaattttatgaacACAGAAGATGCGatcattgctaagaagaggaagagatctGAGAGAATAGAAGTAAACCCCAATCATCATTCTGAGCAAGGCTCACGTCCAAAGAAGGGATGGATGGAAGAAAGGAAAGACCGAGATAATAAGAAGCAGCCTAGCTCTTCAGCATGGAATCAACAGTATACCCCCTTGAACACGCCACTTGAacaagtccttatgcaaatcaaggatgatccttccttgaagtggCTGGAGAAAATGAAGAGAGATCCCAATAAGCACAATAGGAAtaagtattgtcgcttccatagggATCATGGGCATGATACAGACGAGTGTTTTGATTTAAAGCAGCAGATTGAGAATctcataaggcaagggaagttgaggaatttccttggacgagaccaCAAGGACAAGAAATTGAAAGGGAAGATGGAAGAATCATTGCAGCAATCGCTCGAAGAAATAAGAGTCATCATAAGGGGAAATTCGACAGGCCAGTCGTCCAAGTCAAAGAAAGCCTACTTGAAGGTAGTGCAGAGCGTCCAACTttctggacgatcaccaaggGCAAGGTCCACGGACGAGCAGGTGATCACTTTCACGGACGAAGACGCTGAGAGAATTCACCACCCTCACGATGATGCCATCGTCATCACCTTGCTTATTGTCGACTACACAACTAGAAGAGTGCTAGTGGACAACGGAAGCTCTGcagacattttatattatccagcttttcagcagatgagATTAAGACGAGACCAGCTCCGTCCAGTGAACTCCCCCCTGGTAGGTTTTGGTGGAATGAAGGTACAGACTGTGGGTACTATTTCATTATCAGTGGTAGTGGGAGCGTACCCGcgacaaatcaccaaggatgtgaacttccttgtggtagattgtTCATCATCCTACAATGCCATAATTGGAAGGCCAACTTTAAATAGTTGGAAGGCTGTTACATCTACCTACCACCTATCAGTCAAGTTTTCGACAGAACACGGAGTAGGACAAGTACAAGGAGACCAACTAGCAGCAAGAGAATGTTACCTGGCCATGTTGGCTATGGACTAA